The proteins below are encoded in one region of Mangifera indica cultivar Alphonso chromosome 7, CATAS_Mindica_2.1, whole genome shotgun sequence:
- the LOC123220121 gene encoding L-type lectin-domain containing receptor kinase S.1-like, whose amino-acid sequence MARLYGFQGLDLWHSHANTSNEMLNMGILFREWRAAAVQEARNSRQSQLILTASVKHLPNYSDSAIFPIDFTQKYLNWVHVVTCDYKKPAITNFTAAPSALYDPSCIDNTDYAIMAWINGGLSSNKLVFCLPLYGYAWELANPEVNGIGAPARGSANLQDKGFLSYNQIKRDYIEPYGPNITFNATYVVKYFAVGISWIGFDDAKVVRIKISYAKEKKLLGYFVWQVCMDYNWELSRVAAEEDRINFPTQEIDQTGRSNGHMTVIVWTITATAVLFLGFAIVYCWMRKLKRKGMVDSAKQSNDEIPCGDFTKNDPNLVIYTWVEIEAATDRFSFQNKLGEGGFGPVYKGILLNGQEIAVKKLSKTSKQGYEEFKNEVMLTAKLQHVNLVKLLGYCIDGRQQMLVYEYMPNKSLDSYLFDPIRRHILDWEKRVQVIEGVTQGLIYLQEYSRLTIIHRDIKVSNVLLDGEIKPKISDFGIAKIFSKDDFEADTSRIVGTLHMSCGMSAKAWSLWMNH is encoded by the exons atggcCAGGCTTTATGGCTTTCAAGGCCTAGATCTTTGGCATTCTCATGCAAACACAAGCAATGAAATGTTGAATATGGGAATTCTATTCAGAGAATGGCGAGCTGCTGCTGTTCAAGAGGCAAGAAACTCAAGGCAGTCGCAACTTATCTTGACTGCCTCAGTTAAACATTTACCAAATTATTCTGATTCGGCAATTTTTCCGATAGACTTCACACAGAAGTACTTGAACTGGGTTCATGTTGTTACTTGTGATTATAAAAAGCCAGCAATTACAAACTTTACAGCTGCTCCTTCAGCTCTGTATGATCCAAGTTGTATTGATAATACTGATTATGCTATAATGGCATGGATCAATGGAGGACTATCATCTAATAAACTGGTCTTCTGTTTGCCTCTGTATGGCTATGCATGGGAACTTGCTAATCCTGAGGTCAATGGTATTGGCGCACCAGCAAGGGGATCAGCTAACTTGCAGGATAAAGGATTCCTGAGTTATAATCAAATCAAGAGAGATTATATCGAACCATATGGACCTAATATTACGTTCAATGCAACATATGTGGTGAAATACTTCGCAGTAGGGATATCTTGGATTGGCTTTGATGATGCCAAAGTCGTTAGAATCAAAATTTCTTATGCCAAAGAAAAGAAGCTGCTTGGTTACTTTGTGTGGCAAGTCTGCATGGACTATAATTGGGAGCTTTCTCGAGTTGCAG CGGAAGAGGATAGAATTAATTTTCCAACTCAGGAAATTGATCAAACTGGAAGAAGTAATGGGCATATGACAGTAATAGTTTGGACGATAACTGCAACTGCTGTTCTCTTCCTAGGCTTTGCGATTGTTTATTGCTGGATGAGAAAGCTCAAAAGAAAAG GAATGGTAGACTCAGCGAAACAATCAAATGATGAAATACCTTGTGGAGATTTTACGAAAAACGATCCTAATCTGGTAATATATACTTGGGTTGAGATTGAAGCAGCTACAGACagattttcatttcaaaacaaGCTTGGCGAAGGTGGTTTTGGCCCTGTTTACAAG ggCATACTACTAAATGGGCAGGAAATAGCAGTTaagaaactttcaaaaacatccaAACAAGGCTATGAGGAATTCAAAAATGAGGTTATGTTGACTGCAAAGCTCCAACATGTAAATCTAGTCAAGCTTCTGGGTTATTGCATTGACGGAAGACAACAGATGCTGGTCTACGAATACATGCCAAACAAAAGCTTAGACTCTTACCTTTTCG ATCCCATTAGACGACATATTTTGGATTGGGAAAAACGTGTTCAAGTTATTGAAGGTGTGACTCAAGGACTCATATATCTTCAAGAATATTCAAGATTGACTATTATCCATCGAGATATAAAAGTTAGCAATGTATTGTTAGATGGAGaaattaaacccaaaatatcagattttggaatagctaaaatattttcaaaagatgattttgaagcaGACACAAGCCGTATTGTTGGAACGCT GCATATGAGTTGTGGAATGTCGGCAAAGGCATGGAGTTTATGGATGAATCACTGA